The stretch of DNA GGGCGGCACCTGGACATTTAAACACCCATCGACCTCACCCCTGAAATCGGTTGTTGTTGACCCCGACCAGAAATTACCCGACATCAATAGCCGTAACAATACATGGCGGGCCGAAGCGCAGTAAGGAAGTTATAGGGTTGTAAAGTTGTAGGGTTGTAAAGTTGGCTGACGCATTATACCGGCGGAGCCAACTTTACAACCCTACAACTTTACAACCCTATAACTTTTCTATTACCATCGCTCCATACGAGTAGCCGCCCCCGAAAACGGTGACAACGATGCGCTGGCCTGACTGAAATTCGTCCCAGCGTTCGGAGAGGGCAATTGCACAACCGGCACAACCCGTATTGCCAAGCCGCTGAATATTCGAGATCAACTTTTCTTCGGGCAGGCCGAGGGTGTTCATGACGTTGCGCGAGATGCGCAGATTAGCCTGATGAGGCAGTACATAATCAATGTCGGCGAGGGTCAGGCCGCAGCGGTCAAGTATCTGTTGACTGGCTTTGGGCATATACTGGCAGGCGTTGATAAATACATCGCGACCAAAAGGCATTAACACTCCGCCTTCGTTCGGTTTCATCACTACGGCAGTAGTAGCTTTGGCTGTGTGTGCCGCTCCGCCGGTGAGCAACGCCCGTATGTAAAAGTCACCCTCGCTTTGGCGTTCTTTGGTAATCAACAAGGCCGCAGCCCCATCGCCCCATAAATGTCCCGAAACGGTATCTTCATCGTTGTTGTAAGCCGTATTATGCTCAGACACAATCACCAACGCCCGGCTGGCTTTATTGAGCGCGAAATAACCCTCAACCACTTCAATAGCGTTCAGCAGCGACGAACAGGCCGTTGAAACCGATACTACCGGAATGTCGGCAATCTCCAGGAAATGCTGGGCTTCGTGAGCCAGCGAAACAATGGTATCGTAGGGCGTATACGTGGCACCAACAATCAAATCAATGTCGGCGAGATTGACTTTTGCCTGCAATCGGCGGATAACGTCGAGCGTCATCGTGTTGGTATTTTCGCCGGGCGCGGCTTTCCGCCGTTCAACTATGCCGGTTCGCTCGATAATCCAGTCGCTCGACAGGCCATTGAGCCGGGTAAAGTGTTCATTGCCAACTACTGCCGTTGGCAAATAGTGGCTTACTGCATGGATGTACATCAGGTCAATCGCTTGAGCCGGTTAGACAATCGGCTCAATAAGTGCCGAAAGTTAAACCCTTCCGGGAAATCATGGTATCATACATTGGAACAATACTATAATGGCTTTAATAAATTTTATTTTAGGGTAATACTTGCCTGTAAAAACTCAAAAATTGCTTCGACTCCGTTTCCCAATTGTACATTGTTTCAACCGCTTGCCGACCACGTTGCCCCATGTCACGGGCCACCTGTTCGTTCTGAATAAAATAGAGTAAGGCATCGGCAATCGCTACCGGGTCGTTGGGCGATACACAGAAACCGCAACCGTGCCGTTCGACCACCTCGCGGTAGAGCGGAAAATCGGACGTGACAACGGGCAGGCCGAGAGCCATGTACTCGAATAATTTCGTTGTGTACGATTCCGGGTAATCGCCGACGGGGTTCAGCAGGGCCAGTCCTGCCGTCGCACCGGCAGCGTAGCGAAAGGCTGTTTGCTGATTGGTGTACCCGTAAAAAATCAGGTTGTCGCAAACTTTGGCAAAGCCCGGCAACCTCGTTAATACGTGATTTGGAATCGCGCAATCGCCAAATAGGTGTACGCGAAAATTGGGGTAATTTGCTTTTAAAGACGCCAGTGCCAGTAGCAGCGTATCAAACGCGCGCTCAAGGCTAATCCAGCCAATGTAAAAGAAAACAGGTGCCTGCGGGTCGGTCGCGTAATTGGTTCGGAACGGCTCAAAGAAAGGCAGCGTGGGATAGTTGTGAATAACCACCGACGGGCGGTTCAGGTGTCGATAGGTATCTGTATAACCATGTTCTGTAAAAATCAAATAAAAGTGCCGTTGCGCCATGCGGTCGGCCCGGCAAAACGCCCACGTAGCCAGCCGGGTTTGGTTACTGGCTTTGGCATCCAACTTCTTGTAAAGATTTTCGTGAACCTCGTATATGACCGGAATTTGCAGCAAAAGCTGTACGAACCGGGCGAGCGGCAGCAGTTCGGGATCGTATATGTGAAACAGCGCGGGTCGCAGCCGCAGCGTATGCCACAACACCAGCGGATAATTGACAAGTACCCGCTGCCAAACTCGCCGAAACCAAAACAGCGAAACGTAGCGAATGCCAGTCCATTCACCGGCTGAACCATTCGGCAGCAGTGCAATTAATTCATAATGAGGAGCCAATGTTGGCAAAACGCGGTAAGCAATACGCGGGTCGCTGGCCGGGTGCGCCGTACTGACGTGAAGAATTCTAATCACGTTTCAATATCACTTTACACCCAAAGAACGCAACTCAGCATCTATTTTCTGATTCCAGCGTTCCTGCGCGGCCTGATTCAGGCTGTGATTGGTTTCGGCATCGTACTGTTCCTGCATTTTGTTCATCTCGCGGTACGACTCAATGAACTGGTATTGAATGATGCTGTTATAATCATCCAGCGTCAGGTTATCGGGCTGAATTTTACGCTTAAACCGCTCAACGATAATCTTCGTAATATCGAAGTGCCGCTGTTCGTGGTTGAGTGCGTAGGGTGTTTTTGCATCGGCCCGGCCCCACGACGAATTTTTGAGCATATAGGCTTTTGCCTTGAGATTCAGCGTAATAACACCATTCTGCACGGTACTCCTGCCTTCGTAAGCGAAGCTGGTAAATACTTCAGCCGCGTAGTGGCTGCCCCGGCGCGGTTCGGCCCGGAAGTCCGACCAGGTCAGTGGGCGTTTTGGGTTATACTGCACTGTATCGTCAGTTGTTATTCGGTCGTCGTCAGTAAAAACTACCCGGATGCCCTTTGCCAGTTTTTCGTTCTGGTTGGCTTCCCGATTCATATAATTGTTCAGGTTTTTGAGCGACGCCACTACTGCCTGTCGAATAGTTGACTCAATCACGTCCTGATTATTGACCGGACGCACGTAATTAGCTCCACCCCGGTACTCGGTCAGGCGGGTATTGTTTTCTGAGCCGTCTTCGTTCTTGCCCAGCAAATCAAACCCAACGGCATACGTAAACGTACCCGACACGCGACTGCCTACCGCACTCTCCGACAGGCGCAGTTGCAGAATCCGCAGGGCAATAGGCCGCAGCGATTTATTCTGTCGCATGTTCTGGTTAATGAACTGCCGTAGGCTGGTGGCTGCTCCACCTTCGAGGTCAACGGGTTGGGCAGGCTGATTTGCCGCCAGCACTAACCGGGCCACAGCCCCGCGTTCGGGCCGTTGGTCGGTTACGGCGGCAATGTAATACTCTTTCGGGTCGAATGGCAGCGACTGTAATCGCAACCGGATGGGGGCAGGTGGGAGTGATAAGAACCCTAACAGGTAGAAAATAAGGCCAATAGAACGAATAACAACAAACATACAGATCAGCGACCCGACTATCAGGGCCTGCCAATTTGGTAACGAAATTGGCAGGCGATTCGTCGTTTATAAGTGAACAAAACGGCGGGATACAAGAAAATTTTATGTAGATGCGTTTCCCTGCAACAGGTGCCTTTAATGCATCGCTTAGGTTTGCTGTCTTGGCTTGTTGCGTATCACCAGCAGCACCGTCGAATGCATCTGTTGTATGATCAAACCAATCGATAGCTTTTGCGGCCCGGTCAAGAATGTGCATATCCTCCATACCATTTCGGGCGGGACGCTCCGCTTGCCGTTGATGATGGCTGAAGCGTCTTTCGACCACCTCCTGCACGGTCAATTTCTGGCCAGTAACTGTCAATGGTTTCGCGGATCAATTCGCCGGGGTGGGCGGGGTCAAAGAGTGCCATAGCGATATTTTCTAAGCGGTTTGCAAGCCAGCATTTGGAGATGGCCAAAAATGCCGTACTGTGTAAGTCTTTTCTTTTTTCTCTGCCTGGCGCAAATCGTAATTCTGTTGCATGTTCAGCCATAGTTGCGGGGTCGTGTTGAAGGCTTCCGCTAATCGCAACGCCATATTGGGCGTGATGCCGTAGTGACCATTTATCAACTGTGATAGCGTTTTTCGGGTAACGCCTAAGCCTTCGGCGGCATCCGTAATCGAAAGCTCCAATGGCTCCAAATACAAGCCTTTCAACACCTGGCCGGGGTGGGGCGGGTTCTTCATGGGCCCTTTCACGCCGTTATTTTCCATCGCTGTTTCTCGTCTAGTGATAATCCAAATAATCAACGTCGGTAACGCCTTCGTCCTCGAATTTGAAGATAATCCGATAATTTCCGGAAACCTTCACGGCCCAATACTCTTTCAAGTCCCCGGACAGTTTATGGAGTCCTGAGCCGGGAAAATCCATATCCGAAGGTGTCACTGCGGCATCGAGCAAACCCAAAATTAAACGGATCTTCCCTAACTGAGACGCGGGTAATTTGGCTGCGTCGTCCTTTTCATGAAAGAGACGTAATGGTTTGCTGCAAATGCTTTTAATCATGGTAGCAAATGTAACACGTTCCGTAACGGGTATCAAGCCGAGTAATAAAAAAGGGAGAATTTTTTACGCTCTCCCCTGCTGCAAGTGGCGGTTAGGCCATCTGTCGTTGCTCCTCCTCCATCCGGAGGGATGCTGTTTGTACAAACGTGCATCCCGCACGTTCGTACAAATAATTTACTCAATTAGCGTCGCTTTGCCGCTCATGAGGTCGTTTTCAACAGTTTTAAACTTCACGTCG from Spirosoma montaniterrae encodes:
- a CDS encoding 3-oxoacyl-ACP synthase III family protein is translated as MYIHAVSHYLPTAVVGNEHFTRLNGLSSDWIIERTGIVERRKAAPGENTNTMTLDVIRRLQAKVNLADIDLIVGATYTPYDTIVSLAHEAQHFLEIADIPVVSVSTACSSLLNAIEVVEGYFALNKASRALVIVSEHNTAYNNDEDTVSGHLWGDGAAALLITKERQSEGDFYIRALLTGGAAHTAKATTAVVMKPNEGGVLMPFGRDVFINACQYMPKASQQILDRCGLTLADIDYVLPHQANLRISRNVMNTLGLPEEKLISNIQRLGNTGCAGCAIALSERWDEFQSGQRIVVTVFGGGYSYGAMVIEKL
- a CDS encoding glycosyltransferase translates to MIRILHVSTAHPASDPRIAYRVLPTLAPHYELIALLPNGSAGEWTGIRYVSLFWFRRVWQRVLVNYPLVLWHTLRLRPALFHIYDPELLPLARFVQLLLQIPVIYEVHENLYKKLDAKASNQTRLATWAFCRADRMAQRHFYLIFTEHGYTDTYRHLNRPSVVIHNYPTLPFFEPFRTNYATDPQAPVFFYIGWISLERAFDTLLLALASLKANYPNFRVHLFGDCAIPNHVLTRLPGFAKVCDNLIFYGYTNQQTAFRYAAGATAGLALLNPVGDYPESYTTKLFEYMALGLPVVTSDFPLYREVVERHGCGFCVSPNDPVAIADALLYFIQNEQVARDMGQRGRQAVETMYNWETESKQFLSFYRQVLP
- a CDS encoding HigA family addiction module antitoxin, which codes for MKNPPHPGQVLKGLYLEPLELSITDAAEGLGVTRKTLSQLINGHYGITPNMALRLAEAFNTTPQLWLNMQQNYDLRQAEKKEKTYTVRHFWPSPNAGLQTA
- a CDS encoding type II toxin-antitoxin system RelE/ParE family toxin; the encoded protein is MIKSICSKPLRLFHEKDDAAKLPASQLGKIRLILGLLDAAVTPSDMDFPGSGLHKLSGDLKEYWAVKVSGNYRIIFKFEDEGVTDVDYLDYH